The proteins below come from a single Planctomycetaceae bacterium genomic window:
- a CDS encoding DsrE/DsrF/DrsH-like family protein: protein MNTDINTTIAVADAASATSPSVRHRPVQQQPHPDEHDLRQLQARVAAMESRWKTAPDPNRMNLLVFEGSRDRLLAAFVMATGAASCGVDVSMFFTFWSTAALRKPAPQRPNKSIIEWCFGWMLPKGLRATRLSQLDMCGAGRLLMDREMRNKNIADLETLIQAAADLGVRINVCEMSMKLMGIQREELIDYPDLGFCGVATFAEMTTHANTTLFI from the coding sequence ATGAACACTGACATTAACACTACCATTGCCGTCGCCGACGCGGCCTCCGCGACATCGCCCTCCGTTCGTCACCGGCCTGTGCAACAGCAGCCGCATCCGGATGAGCATGACCTGCGCCAGCTTCAGGCTCGCGTCGCGGCCATGGAATCGCGATGGAAGACGGCTCCTGATCCGAACAGGATGAACCTGCTGGTCTTTGAAGGCAGCCGGGACAGACTGCTGGCCGCGTTCGTAATGGCCACGGGCGCCGCGTCGTGCGGAGTCGACGTGTCCATGTTCTTCACGTTCTGGTCAACAGCGGCACTGCGCAAGCCGGCTCCCCAGCGGCCGAACAAGTCAATCATTGAATGGTGCTTCGGCTGGATGCTTCCGAAAGGACTTCGCGCCACCCGACTGTCGCAACTGGACATGTGCGGCGCCGGGCGACTGCTGATGGACCGTGAAATGCGAAACAAGAATATCGCGGATCTGGAAACTCTGATTCAGGCGGCCGCGGATCTTGGCGTCCGGATCAATGTCTGTGAAATGTCCATGAAACTGATGGGCATCCAGCGCGAAGAACTGATTGACTATCCGGATCTTGGTTTCTGCGGAGTCGCCACCTTCGCGGAAATGACCACTCACGCCAACACCACACTGTTCATCTGA
- a CDS encoding C45 family peptidase: protein MIRNCRFVLVLAACCALSNPVIADSVPASAVSLTDGLRPFAKLVSGTQTTFTLTGELQIKINGQPQPVQLKLARIDDESFDLALTHAEYAVEIRRRADSTAMILPLHHVAIVGHGAVDDSVRLSPKDLTARLISPQSEAIAGLTIVSAIQPEFLDPLIELGRKTLKAQRDPASNQWVLTEASPIRFPAPGELIVTGDFGTAHLTLSDTADAAEAVPANLETVEIPRTELERTLLRGVHRATEILAPSAILKNPPQQGRRVPHGELRWIDGQRVAILDGTPEQIGTAHGQLLKPEAMRCIESVLYTFGTAHAIRTGHWFRHDIEDAYARLSPHIPERHKQETRALAAALELPPETLEILNVFPEMFHCSGFAVFGSATKDGTLYHGRVLDYMTTIGLQDAATTFIVNPEGHIPFANVGYAAFIGSVSGMNARAISLGEMGGRGEGNWDGVPMATLMRRALEECSTLDQVMQLWTVSPRTCEYYYVFADGKTNRAVGVAALPESIEFIQPGQRHERLGDGIPDSVVLSAGSRLETLRSRVIEKHGQIDAEIGQWLMSRPVAMQSNLHNVLFVPQKGILYVANASHSKPAAEQPYSKLDLTSLLQSTGVIRQQAAVAP, encoded by the coding sequence ATGATCCGAAACTGCCGCTTCGTCCTTGTCCTGGCCGCCTGTTGCGCACTTTCAAATCCTGTCATCGCGGACTCCGTGCCGGCTTCCGCGGTATCGCTGACCGATGGTCTGCGGCCTTTCGCGAAATTAGTGTCCGGGACTCAGACAACGTTTACCCTGACCGGCGAACTACAGATCAAAATCAACGGACAGCCGCAGCCCGTGCAGTTGAAGCTGGCACGGATTGATGACGAATCGTTCGACCTCGCTTTGACACATGCCGAATACGCCGTCGAGATACGTCGTCGTGCCGATTCCACAGCCATGATCCTGCCGCTGCACCACGTCGCGATTGTCGGTCACGGGGCGGTTGACGACAGCGTCCGGCTCAGCCCGAAGGATCTCACAGCCCGGCTCATCAGTCCTCAGTCGGAGGCCATCGCCGGGCTGACAATCGTGTCCGCCATCCAGCCGGAGTTCCTCGACCCGCTGATCGAACTTGGCAGGAAGACTCTGAAAGCACAGCGTGATCCGGCGAGCAATCAGTGGGTGCTGACGGAAGCCAGCCCGATTCGGTTTCCAGCGCCAGGCGAACTGATCGTAACCGGCGATTTTGGAACGGCGCACCTGACTCTCTCCGACACTGCAGACGCTGCCGAGGCGGTTCCCGCGAATCTGGAGACGGTGGAAATTCCGCGCACGGAACTGGAACGCACGCTGCTGCGAGGCGTGCATCGAGCGACAGAAATCCTGGCTCCGTCGGCGATTCTGAAGAACCCGCCGCAGCAGGGTCGCAGAGTTCCGCACGGTGAACTTCGCTGGATTGACGGCCAGCGAGTGGCCATTCTGGACGGTACGCCGGAACAAATCGGCACGGCTCACGGACAGCTTCTGAAACCCGAAGCCATGCGGTGCATCGAGAGTGTGCTTTACACCTTCGGCACGGCGCATGCCATTCGCACCGGCCATTGGTTCCGGCATGACATCGAAGACGCGTACGCTCGGCTGTCGCCCCACATTCCCGAGCGGCACAAGCAGGAAACGCGCGCTCTGGCGGCGGCTCTGGAACTTCCGCCGGAGACTCTGGAGATCCTGAACGTGTTTCCGGAGATGTTCCATTGTTCCGGATTCGCTGTCTTCGGCAGCGCGACGAAGGATGGCACGCTGTATCACGGTCGCGTTTTGGACTACATGACCACGATCGGCCTGCAGGATGCCGCGACGACATTCATCGTGAATCCCGAGGGTCACATCCCGTTTGCCAACGTCGGTTATGCCGCGTTTATCGGCAGCGTCAGCGGAATGAACGCTCGTGCGATTTCACTGGGCGAAATGGGCGGCCGCGGCGAAGGAAACTGGGACGGCGTCCCGATGGCCACGCTGATGCGACGCGCGCTGGAAGAATGTTCAACGCTCGATCAGGTCATGCAGTTATGGACGGTCAGCCCTCGAACCTGCGAGTACTACTACGTCTTCGCGGACGGCAAGACGAACCGCGCCGTGGGAGTCGCGGCTCTGCCCGAATCCATTGAATTCATTCAGCCCGGCCAGCGTCACGAACGCCTTGGCGACGGAATCCCCGACTCGGTTGTCCTGTCCGCCGGCAGCCGCCTGGAAACGCTGCGAAGCCGCGTCATCGAAAAGCACGGTCAGATCGACGCGGAAATCGGTCAGTGGCTGATGAGCCGGCCGGTCGCCATGCAATCGAACCTGCACAACGTGTTGTTCGTTCCTCAGAAAGGCATTCTGTACGTCGCCAACGCCAGCCATTCGAAACCGGCGGCGGAACAGCCGTATTCGAAGCTGGATCTGACCAGCCTGCTGCAGTCGACCGGCGTCATTCGGCAGCAGGCAGCCGTCGCCCCCTGA
- a CDS encoding translation initiation factor codes for MRLFAGTQFDRPPRCERCGELEDDCTCPPPEPVRIAPEKQTARLAVEKRKRGKLVTVIRGLDPAQNDLPSLLTRLKSACGAGGTIAADNLEIQGSHIDRIRSELRTIGYQVKTG; via the coding sequence ATGCGGCTGTTTGCCGGAACGCAATTCGACCGTCCTCCCCGCTGCGAACGGTGCGGTGAACTTGAGGACGACTGCACCTGCCCGCCGCCGGAGCCCGTTCGGATTGCTCCGGAAAAGCAAACCGCCAGGCTTGCCGTCGAGAAACGCAAGCGCGGCAAGCTGGTGACCGTCATCCGCGGGCTCGATCCCGCGCAGAATGATCTTCCGTCGCTGCTCACGCGCCTGAAGTCCGCCTGCGGCGCCGGCGGGACGATTGCGGCCGATAACCTGGAGATTCAGGGCAGTCACATTGATCGCATTCGATCCGAGCTTCGCACGATCGGGTACCAGGTTAAGACGGGATGA
- a CDS encoding DUF6655 family protein codes for MTPFTRRNLRFVCRIGLLTALICGCGTTQQRAGTEQLLLSDSVDRSVDLIDFSVFANRKVYLDARYIQPVKGDVFVNSDYIISSLRQKLITSGCLLQTSLEAADYVLEARVGALGLDALEVTYGIPASNALATAANAVTGVPGVPTIPEISVGKRNAATSTTKIVAFAYHRETGTPVWQSGSAVARADAKDSWLLGAGPLQRGSIYKTPRFAGLRLKMPFKRRPTAADMEARALTVADTHAFVHPAVLEQQLANARSAQQDAGVQPATHEEPKSE; via the coding sequence GTGACGCCATTCACTCGTCGAAATCTGCGATTCGTCTGCCGGATCGGGCTGCTGACCGCTCTGATATGCGGTTGCGGCACGACTCAGCAGCGCGCCGGCACGGAGCAGTTGCTGCTGTCGGATTCTGTGGATCGGTCTGTCGATTTGATCGACTTCAGCGTCTTCGCGAATCGAAAAGTCTACCTCGATGCCAGGTACATCCAGCCGGTCAAGGGCGACGTGTTCGTCAATTCTGACTACATCATCAGCTCGCTGCGGCAGAAGCTGATCACGTCAGGCTGCCTGCTGCAGACCAGCCTTGAAGCGGCCGACTACGTCCTGGAAGCTCGCGTGGGCGCATTGGGACTGGACGCGCTGGAAGTGACGTACGGAATTCCGGCCAGCAACGCTCTGGCCACGGCGGCGAACGCTGTGACGGGAGTTCCCGGCGTACCGACGATCCCTGAAATCTCCGTCGGCAAACGCAACGCGGCCACATCAACGACGAAGATCGTGGCCTTCGCCTATCATCGCGAAACCGGCACACCCGTGTGGCAGTCCGGATCCGCGGTCGCTCGCGCAGACGCCAAAGACAGTTGGCTGCTGGGAGCCGGACCGCTGCAGCGCGGTTCCATCTACAAGACACCCAGGTTTGCCGGGCTGCGTCTGAAGATGCCCTTCAAGCGGCGGCCGACTGCCGCTGACATGGAAGCCAGAGCGTTAACCGTCGCCGACACACATGCCTTCGTTCACCCGGCGGTTCTGGAACAGCAGCTTGCAAACGCCCGCAGTGCACAGCAGGACGCGGGAGTACAGCCTGCTACGCACGAAGAACCGAAATCGGAATAG
- a CDS encoding bile acid:sodium symporter family protein: MRYTVFVLLVAASGLAVFWPRLNFSVDPFVSGKPVLPWLVVTAMLAIGSLLPADEVQQILRRWPEVVGGTAAQYTLMPLLAFLSVRIFQFDDDLAAGVMIAGCVPGAMASNVLTLQARGNVSYSVSLTTLATLLSPIVVPLALGLTIGSTQGYDGTKAIVTLLWQVVLPVTAGYLLSRCVPVWHRATNAAGTYIANAAILAIIAVVVGLQRDALVNVSASLLTALLLLNLLGYAGGFLAGHSMKLPGDMRRALTLEVGMQNAGVGSVLAVQIFGSDSRAAIPCALYTFGCMFTGTVLATLWRGVPIKHCSQPPDSG; encoded by the coding sequence ATGCGTTACACCGTCTTCGTGCTGCTGGTCGCGGCGTCGGGGCTGGCAGTCTTCTGGCCCCGTCTGAATTTCAGCGTCGATCCGTTCGTCAGCGGAAAGCCGGTCCTTCCGTGGCTGGTGGTGACCGCCATGCTGGCGATCGGAAGTCTGTTGCCGGCTGATGAAGTTCAACAGATCCTCCGGCGCTGGCCGGAAGTGGTTGGCGGGACGGCTGCGCAATACACGCTGATGCCTCTGCTGGCGTTTCTGTCAGTGCGAATCTTTCAATTCGACGATGACCTGGCGGCGGGTGTGATGATCGCTGGCTGCGTTCCTGGTGCGATGGCGTCCAACGTGCTGACTCTGCAGGCACGTGGAAACGTCAGCTATTCCGTCAGTCTGACAACGTTAGCCACATTGCTGTCACCGATTGTCGTGCCGCTGGCTTTGGGCCTGACGATTGGATCAACCCAGGGGTACGACGGCACAAAAGCCATCGTGACTTTGCTTTGGCAGGTGGTGCTGCCGGTTACTGCAGGTTACCTGCTGAGCCGCTGCGTTCCCGTCTGGCACAGGGCAACGAATGCCGCCGGAACGTACATTGCCAATGCCGCGATTCTGGCGATCATCGCGGTTGTTGTCGGCCTGCAGAGGGACGCCCTGGTGAATGTCAGCGCATCGCTGCTGACTGCATTGCTGCTGCTGAACCTGCTCGGGTACGCGGGAGGATTCCTTGCTGGTCACAGCATGAAACTTCCCGGCGATATGCGTCGCGCCCTGACGCTGGAAGTCGGGATGCAGAACGCCGGGGTCGGCAGTGTGCTGGCCGTGCAGATTTTCGGCAGCGATTCGCGAGCGGCCATTCCCTGCGCGCTCTACACATTTGGCTGCATGTTCACCGGTACAGTGCTGGCAACGCTGTGGCGAGGCGTGCCGATTAAACATTGCTCACAGCCGCCGGATTCAGGCTGA
- a CDS encoding EAL domain-containing protein produces MTRHTLSPASASLPAVIDAADEGTLRGDEQAAAQLTSRVESFGRLLELQLPQSVDSDAGFEVWREFDLLCQAANQTVRDLRVTETRSEALARAQADALVYSAEVIDELEQTKQSLNEARAAAEQAACDTQQLADTIFARTNDAVLILHDGVCVSCNDNAVLLFGCRKSELVGSWPVPLTSDRLEGGADAFRELNGVYQSAMDGSTGTVEVACRREDGRLVWCEIKMTGFLMQDDRHILATVCDITTRKNFEGELRRHRDFLNNIINAVPDPLYVSDQRQRLVVANDSYCRSFELDRDEVLGRDFEEIFPGEQGRRIRESEQAAFQARVTTQEERTQRLANGATRIHAIRRSVFDDAVSGGGDAYVVGVSRDITLEREHQKRLSLLASVFNNAAEGVAIMTRDGRIVEANPRLAEMFNCGDLTGRQLSSVVDLSIDDLANELVRVSMGSPWSGKISADLPGGRQQWYWLSLSRNEAADGCQDQIIALFSDVTQLENSQRQLKVQALHDNLTSLPNRRFFRQYVDDLIRDQASRPCAFSVCFMDLDEFKSVNDSLGHGIGDQLLIAVGNRLSETIGSQAFIARFGGDEFAAVFPQRRAHDDSVEQSVQRLIAAIQEPFSVADNEITIGLSIGIATYAIHGEDADTLMSNADIAMYAAKAAGKNQARCFSPEMQERADQRHFLQAELRRVLHGGGISLVYQPKACAKTGAPRGCEALARWNRPDGSSVSPAEFIPIAEQSGVILQLGEFVIAKALEACRDWADRGLDLFPVAVNISPQQLRSVRFVERLLELLAEYDGRPEWLELEITENAMVEDIGHAIATIDRLVEAGFRIAIDDFGTGYSSLSYLRFFRIHTVKIDRSFVSEITQDRNCAAIADSIISLGHGLDLTVVAEGVETAEQLELLARAGCDIAQGYYIGHPVSKEAVEQWRSGQPVACSSGIEMQQHGAGATSAK; encoded by the coding sequence ATGACGCGTCACACTCTGTCGCCGGCCAGTGCATCACTGCCCGCCGTAATCGATGCGGCGGACGAAGGGACACTGCGCGGTGACGAACAGGCGGCCGCTCAACTGACGAGCCGGGTGGAGAGTTTCGGTCGGCTGCTGGAACTGCAGCTTCCGCAGTCTGTGGATTCGGACGCGGGTTTCGAAGTGTGGCGGGAGTTCGACCTGCTTTGTCAGGCCGCCAATCAGACGGTTCGCGACCTGCGGGTGACCGAAACGCGGTCGGAGGCTCTGGCGCGAGCTCAGGCGGACGCGCTGGTGTATTCGGCCGAAGTCATCGACGAGCTTGAGCAGACAAAGCAGAGCCTGAACGAAGCACGAGCCGCCGCGGAACAGGCCGCCTGCGATACTCAGCAACTTGCCGACACCATCTTCGCGCGGACGAATGACGCGGTGCTGATCCTGCACGACGGCGTTTGCGTTTCCTGCAACGACAATGCCGTTTTGCTGTTCGGCTGCCGGAAGTCCGAACTCGTGGGAAGCTGGCCGGTCCCGCTGACGTCGGACCGGCTTGAAGGCGGTGCCGATGCGTTCCGTGAGCTGAATGGCGTCTATCAGTCGGCGATGGACGGAAGTACGGGGACCGTTGAAGTCGCCTGTCGCCGTGAAGACGGTCGTCTGGTGTGGTGTGAAATCAAGATGACCGGTTTTCTGATGCAGGATGATCGGCACATTCTGGCGACGGTTTGCGACATCACCACTCGCAAGAATTTTGAAGGGGAACTTCGCCGCCACCGCGACTTCCTGAACAACATCATCAATGCCGTTCCGGACCCGCTGTATGTCAGCGATCAGCGGCAGAGGCTGGTGGTTGCCAATGATTCCTACTGCCGGTCATTCGAACTCGATCGCGACGAAGTTCTGGGACGTGATTTCGAAGAAATCTTTCCGGGTGAGCAGGGACGACGGATCAGGGAATCGGAACAGGCGGCGTTCCAGGCACGCGTGACGACTCAGGAGGAGCGCACTCAGCGGCTGGCCAACGGAGCGACACGAATTCACGCGATCCGCCGTTCGGTGTTTGACGACGCCGTGTCCGGCGGCGGTGATGCCTACGTTGTCGGCGTCTCGCGCGACATCACTCTGGAACGCGAACACCAGAAGCGGCTCAGTCTGCTGGCCAGCGTGTTCAACAACGCGGCGGAAGGCGTCGCCATCATGACGCGAGACGGCCGGATCGTGGAAGCCAATCCGCGACTGGCAGAAATGTTCAACTGCGGAGACCTGACCGGCCGGCAACTGTCCAGCGTCGTCGACCTGAGCATCGACGATCTGGCCAACGAGCTTGTTCGTGTGTCAATGGGTTCTCCCTGGTCGGGCAAGATCAGCGCTGATCTTCCGGGAGGACGCCAGCAGTGGTATTGGCTGTCGCTGAGTCGCAACGAAGCGGCGGATGGCTGCCAGGACCAGATTATCGCGCTGTTTTCCGATGTCACGCAGCTCGAAAATTCCCAGCGGCAACTGAAGGTTCAGGCGCTTCACGACAACCTGACCAGCCTGCCGAACCGCCGGTTCTTTCGCCAGTACGTCGATGACCTGATCCGCGACCAGGCCAGCCGTCCGTGTGCATTTTCCGTCTGCTTTATGGATCTGGATGAATTCAAGAGTGTCAATGATTCGCTGGGGCACGGCATCGGCGACCAGTTGCTGATCGCTGTGGGCAACCGGCTTTCCGAAACGATCGGAAGTCAGGCATTCATCGCCCGATTCGGCGGCGACGAATTCGCCGCCGTGTTTCCGCAGCGGCGGGCTCATGATGATTCGGTGGAACAGTCCGTGCAGCGGCTGATTGCCGCGATTCAGGAACCGTTCTCCGTGGCCGACAACGAAATCACGATCGGCCTCAGCATCGGTATCGCAACCTACGCCATCCACGGCGAAGACGCCGACACGCTGATGTCCAACGCGGACATTGCGATGTATGCCGCCAAGGCCGCCGGAAAGAACCAGGCCCGATGCTTTTCCCCGGAGATGCAGGAACGAGCGGACCAGCGGCACTTTCTTCAGGCGGAACTTCGCCGAGTGCTGCACGGAGGCGGAATCTCGCTGGTCTACCAGCCGAAAGCCTGCGCGAAGACGGGAGCTCCCCGAGGCTGCGAAGCGCTCGCCCGCTGGAACCGCCCTGACGGCAGCAGCGTTTCTCCCGCGGAGTTCATTCCGATCGCCGAACAATCCGGCGTCATTCTGCAACTGGGTGAGTTCGTTATTGCCAAAGCGCTGGAAGCGTGCCGTGACTGGGCGGATCGCGGTCTCGACCTCTTCCCGGTCGCCGTCAACATTTCACCGCAGCAACTTCGTTCGGTCCGGTTTGTTGAACGGCTGCTGGAACTGCTGGCGGAGTACGACGGCAGACCGGAATGGCTGGAACTGGAAATCACGGAAAACGCGATGGTCGAAGACATCGGCCACGCGATCGCGACCATCGATCGACTGGTGGAAGCCGGTTTCCGCATCGCCATCGACGACTTCGGCACGGGGTACTCGTCGCTGAGCTACCTGCGGTTCTTCCGAATTCACACCGTCAAGATTGACCGTTCGTTCGTCTCGGAAATCACTCAGGATCGCAACTGCGCGGCCATTGCCGATTCCATCATTTCCCTGGGACACGGACTGGATCTGACAGTTGTCGCCGAAGGAGTCGAAACCGCCGAGCAACTGGAACTGCTGGCCAGAGCCGGCTGCGACATCGCTCAGGGCTACTACATCGGTCATCCCGTATCGAAGGAAGCGGTGGAACAATGGCGCAGCGGTCAGCCGGTGGCCTGTTCGTCGGGCATCGAAATGCAACAGCACGGCGCCGGTGCGACGAGCGCGAAATGA
- a CDS encoding DUF4404 family protein, with amino-acid sequence MNADELQTALQALHEELSSTREVDDSTREMLSRVTEDIQRLLSGEGERSSEAATYSSRLRDMVFEFEANHPKIGNLLERLSDGLANLGI; translated from the coding sequence ATGAACGCTGACGAGTTGCAAACCGCGCTGCAGGCGTTGCACGAAGAATTGTCGAGCACCCGGGAAGTCGATGACTCAACGCGCGAGATGCTAAGTCGTGTCACGGAGGACATTCAGCGTCTGCTGTCCGGTGAAGGCGAACGTTCGAGCGAAGCCGCGACGTATTCCTCTCGCCTGCGCGATATGGTCTTCGAGTTCGAAGCGAATCATCCGAAGATCGGCAATCTGCTGGAACGACTCAGCGACGGCCTGGCGAATCTGGGGATCTGA
- a CDS encoding sulfurtransferase TusA family protein, producing the protein MADKFLDCRGMNCPMPIVAITRTVKSMSNGQRLEVHATDLAFRMDLEAWVRRTGHRLESFEEGEVQRAVVEISSPDPTA; encoded by the coding sequence ATGGCGGACAAATTTCTGGACTGCAGGGGTATGAACTGTCCGATGCCGATCGTTGCGATCACCCGAACGGTCAAGTCCATGAGCAACGGTCAGCGGCTTGAAGTTCACGCGACGGATCTGGCGTTTCGGATGGATCTGGAAGCGTGGGTGCGGCGAACGGGTCACCGGCTGGAATCGTTCGAAGAGGGCGAAGTGCAGCGGGCCGTTGTCGAAATCAGCTCGCCCGATCCAACAGCGTAA
- a CDS encoding right-handed parallel beta-helix repeat-containing protein: MSKSRFLAFVCVAALTTAGQVSSEDVSSKVAPQPTEQQLPLEMHSRMEQRPVIRVGHQDADLNGTDNRVLQAAVDYISALGGGTVEIGPGEFLMHDSLHLRSHVTVRGTPEKTILKKAAGTAAPLALDGDFGEQQITVTDPAGFSIGSGVAIWDSSAGGFHTTVARITGRSGNTFSIDKPLMADCMVQNKAQAATVFPVVSGYDLENARVENLMIDGNRSENVHLNGCRGAGIFLYRGFGTIIQHCLVRDYNGDGISFQQSNDVLVTDCTSEGNAELGIHPGSGSQRPTVRDCVARSNGTDGLFLCWRVRHGLFENNILDGNGRFGISIGHKDSDNLLQRNHVLRNGEDGVYFRNESFGMAAHRNRLKDNVIEDNGAKGSAAGIRVRGETDGLVFENNRIRDTRAAGSQTQTTGVVIEDSVGDVTLQDNQIAASRPIEDRREKNSE; encoded by the coding sequence ATGAGCAAATCAAGATTCCTTGCATTCGTGTGCGTCGCGGCATTGACAACTGCCGGGCAGGTGTCGAGCGAAGATGTCAGCAGCAAAGTCGCTCCGCAGCCGACCGAACAGCAACTGCCGCTGGAAATGCATTCCCGGATGGAACAGCGGCCGGTCATCCGCGTCGGCCATCAGGACGCCGACCTGAATGGCACTGACAATCGCGTGCTCCAGGCGGCTGTCGACTACATCTCAGCGCTGGGCGGCGGAACGGTGGAAATCGGGCCTGGCGAATTTCTGATGCACGATTCTCTGCATCTGCGATCGCACGTGACGGTCCGAGGCACGCCTGAGAAGACGATTCTGAAGAAAGCCGCCGGCACTGCAGCGCCACTGGCGCTCGACGGCGACTTCGGCGAACAGCAGATTACCGTGACGGATCCGGCCGGCTTTTCCATCGGCAGCGGTGTCGCGATCTGGGATTCGAGCGCAGGAGGCTTCCACACGACCGTGGCCAGAATCACGGGCCGCAGCGGGAACACGTTTTCGATCGACAAACCGCTGATGGCGGATTGCATGGTTCAGAACAAGGCGCAGGCGGCGACCGTGTTTCCCGTCGTCAGCGGCTATGACCTGGAGAACGCTCGCGTTGAGAACCTGATGATCGACGGAAACCGATCGGAAAACGTCCACCTGAACGGCTGTCGCGGAGCCGGCATTTTTCTATATCGCGGTTTCGGAACGATTATTCAGCATTGTCTTGTCCGCGACTACAACGGCGATGGCATCAGCTTTCAGCAATCCAACGACGTGCTGGTGACCGACTGCACCAGCGAAGGCAACGCGGAACTGGGAATTCATCCAGGCAGCGGATCACAGAGACCGACCGTGCGCGATTGCGTAGCACGAAGCAACGGAACCGACGGCCTGTTTCTTTGCTGGCGAGTCCGGCACGGGCTGTTTGAAAACAACATCCTGGACGGCAACGGCCGTTTCGGCATTTCGATCGGCCACAAGGATTCCGACAACCTGCTGCAGCGCAATCACGTGCTTCGCAACGGTGAAGATGGAGTCTACTTCCGCAACGAATCGTTCGGCATGGCGGCACACCGAAACCGCCTGAAGGACAACGTCATCGAAGACAACGGCGCGAAGGGTTCCGCGGCGGGCATTCGTGTTCGCGGGGAAACCGATGGCCTGGTGTTCGAGAACAACCGGATTCGCGACACGCGAGCGGCAGGCAGTCAGACTCAGACGACCGGTGTCGTGATCGAAGACAGCGTCGGCGATGTGACGCTGCAGGACAATCAAATCGCGGCCAGTCGCCCGATCGAGGATCGTCGCGAAAAAAACAGTGAATAA
- a CDS encoding DsrE family protein yields METAKHVVVVLTTGKSDNGKNATLAFSCALSAQALGQPTTVFLTSDGAVWGYTGSADGITVQGFSPLQSLIRQFLEADGRILLCSVCHRTCGVGGPGIEPPIEKLPEVAIAGFTSMVELAIQGVCISF; encoded by the coding sequence ATGGAAACTGCCAAACACGTTGTTGTGGTGCTGACAACCGGCAAGTCCGACAACGGAAAGAACGCGACCCTGGCCTTTAGCTGCGCTTTGTCCGCGCAGGCACTGGGGCAGCCCACAACGGTGTTTCTGACCAGCGACGGAGCTGTCTGGGGCTACACCGGAAGCGCCGACGGAATCACCGTTCAGGGTTTTTCGCCGCTGCAGTCGCTGATCCGGCAGTTCCTGGAAGCTGACGGACGGATTCTGCTGTGTTCCGTCTGCCACCGGACGTGTGGTGTGGGCGGTCCGGGCATCGAACCTCCCATCGAAAAACTGCCGGAAGTCGCCATCGCCGGCTTCACGTCGATGGTGGAGCTTGCAATTCAGGGCGTCTGCATTTCGTTTTGA
- the arsC gene encoding arsenate reductase (glutaredoxin) (This arsenate reductase requires both glutathione and glutaredoxin to convert arsenate to arsenite, after which the efflux transporter formed by ArsA and ArsB can extrude the arsenite from the cell, providing resistance.), with protein sequence MKIYHNPKCTKSRQTLALLREHGVEPDVVEYLKTPPSETELDGILKSLGLQPAELARKKEARDTGLDLQSMSRREAIAAMVAHPGVIERPIVVSGRKAVIGRPPEAVLALLE encoded by the coding sequence ATGAAGATCTATCACAATCCGAAGTGTACGAAGAGCCGACAAACGCTGGCGCTGCTGCGGGAGCATGGCGTTGAACCCGATGTCGTCGAATACCTGAAGACGCCGCCTTCTGAAACGGAACTGGATGGCATCCTGAAATCGCTTGGTCTGCAGCCGGCTGAACTGGCGAGAAAAAAGGAAGCCCGCGACACCGGTCTGGATCTGCAGTCGATGAGCCGCCGGGAAGCAATTGCCGCAATGGTGGCGCACCCCGGAGTTATCGAACGGCCGATTGTTGTGTCCGGTCGAAAAGCGGTCATCGGACGACCGCCGGAAGCTGTGCTGGCACTGCTGGAATAA